In the Chromobacterium sp. ATCC 53434 genome, CAGTCGGCGCATCATCACATTATTACGAGGAAATAATATAACCATATCGGATAAATAAATAGGCTGATCGGATTTCTCGTCGGACAATCATGTCTTATCGATAAAAAAACGATAGCTTGATCAGAAAATGATTTGATAGCTTCATCCAAACCGGGACCCGGATAAATCGTCATCCCGAAGCAGTTAAAAACCACTCGCATTTTGTCATGGGTCAATACCGGTTTGCCGATATCGATGCTTCCCCGCTTTAGCCTGCCCCCAGTCCTTCCCGAAAACCATTCCCCTTCATCGGCTTGCCGGCCGACATCGGCCATTTGACGCGATCGGCCATTGGACGCGTCGGCCGCGCTCATCGACGGTGCCGTCCCGTGGGCCAGGCGCTCAGCCATCGGCCCTCTCTTCTCCGGGCATGCCGCCAGCCAGCCATGCGCATGTGGCGACCAATGGAATATTGTCAAACAATAATACAAAAACAAGCCGGATCACCTGTCCACCTGGCCTTCCGCACTTGTCGAATCGGATAGAAACTGGCCGACCGACAAGGTCGGCCGTCTCCGCAAGCGGCTACATCCAAAATACCAGCGCAAACAGCAACACACCGCCACGGAGCCGCATGATGAGCCTCTACGCCGACCTGGTCCGCAAAGCCGCCGACCAATACCGCGCCCAACTGGACGCCATCTACTCACGACAGCAAATCATCCACCACGCCGATCACGCCGTCGGACTATTGCTCAAGGCCGGCCTGCAAGCCAGGGCGCAGGCCGGCGAAGACTACGTGCCGTACATCGTGTTGCGACTGGCCGAGGACTTGCGGCCATTGCAAAGCACCGTGCTGGTCTATGTCTGCAATGTGCTGGGTTGTCAGGTAGAACCGGACACCGATTACGGCGGCCCGGGTCGTTATCAGATCCGGCCCCATGAAGACGAACCGGGACCGGACAGCCTGCGGCTGCTGGTGGAAGATGCCTGAGGCGGCGGCGCGCCGCTCACTCGCGTCGCGGCGGGCCCGCTTTCGGCTCGCGCTCCAGCGCCGACAGGATGCGGTATGCCGCCTCCACTCGCGCGGCGTTCGGATAATTGCGGTTGGCCAGCAATACCAAACCTATCCCGCGCGACGGCACCATCAACACATAAGCGCCGAAACCGTTGGTGGAGCCGGTCTTGTTCAACAGCGCCTCCGCATCGTTCTGCAGAGGCGGCGTCAGCCACTGCGCCGCCTGCGGTCGGAACGCCATCGCGTCGGAATTGCCGGCCAGCAGCCTGGACAGGCTGATCGGATAGCGATAGCCCTCCCAGCCCAGCCCTTGCCGCATGTCGCCGACGCGGTAATAAGCGGCATGACTGGCCGCGATCGCCCGCCGCAAGGCCGGATCCGAGCCGCCGGACATATTGATCGCCAGGTATTTCAGCATGTCCGCCGCGCTGGACTTGATGCCGTAAGCCTCGGCATCCAGCGCGCCCGGCCCCACCCGTACCGGCTTGCCGGCCTTGGAATACCCCCAGGCATAGCGCGACTGCGCCGCGGCCGGCACATGGACATAGGTGTTGTTCAAGCCCAGCCGGGGCAGCAGGGTCCGTTCCATCGCCTCGTCGAACGGCTGACCCAGGCTGCGCGCCGCCAGGTGTCCGAACAGGCCGATGCTGGGATTGGAATACAGGCGGCGACTGCCCGGCGCAAAGACCGGCTGCCAGTCCCGGTAGTAGGCCAGCATCTTATCCTTGTCGTCCGACGCGGCCGGAAACTGCAGCGGCAGCCCGCCGGCGCTGTAGGTGGCCAGTTGCAGCAGCGACACTCGATCGAACGCGCTGCCGTTCAATTCCGACCAGTATCGGCTGGCCGGATCGGACAAGGACAACTTGCCCCGAGCCAGCGCATAGCCTCCCAAAATGCCGGTGAAGGTCTTGCTGATCGAGCCCAGCTCGAACAGCGTGTCCTCGCTCACCGGCTGCCCGCTCTCCCGCGAGGCGACGCCGTAATTGAAGTAACGCGCACGGCCATCGGCCAACACAGCCACCGCCATGCCGGGAATGTCGTTGGCCTTCATCAACGGCGGTATCGTCGCCTCCATCACCTTGTCGATCCCCTCCCGCCCCCCGGCATCGACGGCCGCGGCCGGAACAAGGGAAAGACAAGCGAGCAGGCCGAAGCACATCGATCGTTTTCTGGTTTTCGTCATCGCGGAACTCCTGTGCGGGGACATCCCGGCAGACTCGGCCTGTTGGCGCGACGCGGGGTCCCGATTGGGGAAAGTCCCGCCAAATTACAAACCCTTCCCATTCCGGTAAACCGGGCAAGACGTAACATCCGTAACGGTTAATGGATTGTAAAAGCGACCTCGCCAAGCGATGCAGGCGCCGCCTCAGGCCGGATCCACCTCCTCGCCCCCTCTCGCCGCGCTGGCGTACTTGCGCAACAGCGCGTCGACGATGGCCGACGATTCCGCGTCAGGCTCGCCATCATAGCGGGCAGGTCGAAAATGCATCTGGAAGGCCACAATCGCATCCCGCGTCTTGACATCCCATTCCCCACTTTGCGGCACGTCGTAGCCATAAGCGGCCAAACGGCGCTGCCAGCTGGTCGCATTCGCCGCCTTTGGCTGCAAGGGAAGGAAACGACGCACGTCCTCGTCGTCCGGCCAAGCGCCAACGCCAAACTCCCGGTACAGCCGCTCCCAGGGAAACTTCGGGCCCGGATCCATTTTCCGGCCCGGCGCGATATCGGCATGCCCGACGACATCGCAAGGCCTGATCTGGTGGCGGGCGACGATGTCGGCCGCCAAGTTGCCGACCAGCGCAATCTGCGCGTCGTCGAACGCTTCCCAATCCCGCCGCATCGGCGGCCAATCGTCCTGCAGCGGCGACGGATAGCCGCGATTGACGATCTCCACGCCAATCGAGCCGCCATTCAAATAGCGCTGTCCTCGCCAGCAGCTGTCGCCGGCATGCCAGGCCCGCCTCTCCTCCGCCACCAGCCGCAGCACGGCGGGCCGCCCGGACAGCGTCGCGGCGTCAGGCACCAGATAATGCGCGCTGGTCCGGTATTGCGCCTCCGTCAGCAGCTTCAGCGAACTGGCGAAATCTACCGCCGTATAATGGAACACCAGAGTGCGCACCCGGGAATCCTGGTTGGCCGATATGTGGGATTCGTCTATCCAGAGCCTGCTCGTTTCGTTCCGCGCCCTGGCAAGCGGAACCGCCAGCAACGCGCCGCCCGCGGCGATCATTCCGCTCCGGCACAGAAATTGTCTCCGGTTCGCCATTTCCCTTCCCTTTCCGCCATCCGGCGCGTGATGCGATATGCCCAATCCCGTCAGACCACCCGCTCTGCGTGGAAATTCCGGCCAGGCATGGCGACTCTGCAAGACTGGGAGCAGAACCGCCGCAACCAGGACTTCACAAAGAACCGCAGAGCCATATCCGGATGTGCCGCATGATCTGAATTCTGACAGGGCCAGCTACTC is a window encoding:
- the ampC gene encoding class C beta-lactamase, yielding MTKTRKRSMCFGLLACLSLVPAAAVDAGGREGIDKVMEATIPPLMKANDIPGMAVAVLADGRARYFNYGVASRESGQPVSEDTLFELGSISKTFTGILGGYALARGKLSLSDPASRYWSELNGSAFDRVSLLQLATYSAGGLPLQFPAASDDKDKMLAYYRDWQPVFAPGSRRLYSNPSIGLFGHLAARSLGQPFDEAMERTLLPRLGLNNTYVHVPAAAQSRYAWGYSKAGKPVRVGPGALDAEAYGIKSSAADMLKYLAINMSGGSDPALRRAIAASHAAYYRVGDMRQGLGWEGYRYPISLSRLLAGNSDAMAFRPQAAQWLTPPLQNDAEALLNKTGSTNGFGAYVLMVPSRGIGLVLLANRNYPNAARVEAAYRILSALEREPKAGPPRRE
- a CDS encoding N-acetylmuramoyl-L-alanine amidase, with the translated sequence MIAAGGALLAVPLARARNETSRLWIDESHISANQDSRVRTLVFHYTAVDFASSLKLLTEAQYRTSAHYLVPDAATLSGRPAVLRLVAEERRAWHAGDSCWRGQRYLNGGSIGVEIVNRGYPSPLQDDWPPMRRDWEAFDDAQIALVGNLAADIVARHQIRPCDVVGHADIAPGRKMDPGPKFPWERLYREFGVGAWPDDEDVRRFLPLQPKAANATSWQRRLAAYGYDVPQSGEWDVKTRDAIVAFQMHFRPARYDGEPDAESSAIVDALLRKYASAARGGEEVDPA